Proteins from one Primulina huaijiensis isolate GDHJ02 chromosome 18, ASM1229523v2, whole genome shotgun sequence genomic window:
- the LOC140964166 gene encoding uncharacterized protein: MLYWKEEEKSNMCKICGASRWKENSHTEETKVRKNGKKLAVKTLRYFPLKPRLQRLFMSKKTASFMRWHHEKRVDDGLMRHPVDSMAWKSFDDLHKDFSIEPRNVRLGLASDGFQPFTHSKKSYSIWPVILIPYNLPPWMCMKESNFILSSLIPGPEGPGDAIDVYLKPLIEELKELWELGIETFDASTRQNFKLHASLLWTINDFPAYGNLSGWSTKGKMACPCCNKDTCSMRLANVKKQCYMGHRRYLNSNHKWRKNKSLFDGTKEVRPPPVSLSSADVLAQVNGLEGIILTKDVKRKVKISHENRGDNWNKKSIFFELPYWSSLLLRHNLDVMHIEKNICENIVKTIMNTKEKTKDNVQARLDLEALEIRPDLHPIRKMPQPIEDEISNADDFGEAYQHTESFNFDCGGQTSFDVDGQNIWRRTNLEPLVADLPTNKRKRKRIPI, encoded by the exons ATGTTGTATTGGAAGGAAGAAGAAAAGTCTAACATGTGCAAAATATGTGGTGCTTCTAGATGGAAAGAAAATAGTCATACCGAGGAAACCAAAGTTCGAAAAAATGGTAAGAAATTAGCAGTGAAGACCTTGCGGTACTTTCCTTTAAAGCCAAGGCTTCAAAGGTTATTCATGTCTAAAAAGACCGCTTCTTTTATGAGATGGCATCATGAAAAAAGAGTAGATGATGGACTGATGAGACATCCAGTTGATTCTATGGCATGGAAGTCGTTCGATGATCTGCATAAAGATTTTTCCATTGAACCTCGAAATGTACGACTTGGTCTTGCTAGTGATGGTTTCCAACCGTTTACTCATTCAAAAAAATCATACAGCATTTGGCCAGTAATACTCATTCCATACAATTTGCCTCCATGGATGTGCATGAAAGAATCTAATTTTATTCTTTCAAGTCTCATACCAGGTCCTGAAGGTCCAGGAGATGCTATTGATGTCTATCTTAAACCTTTGATAGAAGAGTTGAAGGAGTTGTGGGAACTAGGCATTGAAACATTTGATGCTTCAACtcgtcaaaattttaaattgcatgCATCTTTATTGTGGACAATCAATGATTTTCCAGCATATGGGAACCTGTCAGGTTGGAGTACCAAAGGTAAGATGGCATGTCCTTGTTGTAACAAAGACACTTGTTCTATGAGGTTAGCTAATGTTAAAAAGCAATGTTATATGGGTCATCGACGTTATCTTAATAGCAACCACAAATggagaaaaaataaaagtttgttTGATGGAACTAAAGAGGTAAGACCACCGCCAGTTTCACTTTCAAGTGCTGATGTGCTTGCTCAAGTGAATGGCCTTGAAGGAATCATCTTAACTAAAGATGTTAAAAGAAAGGTGAAAATATCACATGAAAACAGAGGTGATAATTGGAATAagaaaagtattttctttgaaCTTCCATATTGGAGTTCTCTTTTGTTAAGACACAATCTGGATGTGATGCACATTGAAAAGAACATATGTGAGAATATAGTCAAGACAATTATGAATACGAAGGAGAAGACTAAGGACAATGTCCAAGCTCGTCTTGATTTGGAAGCTCTAGAAATTAGACCAGATTTGCATCCAATTCGTAAG ATGCCACAACCAATAGAGGACGAGATCAGTAATGCAGATGATTTCGGGGAAGCATATCAACATACTGAATCTTTCAATTTTGATTGTGGTGGCCAAACTTCCTTTGATGTAGATGGTCAAAACATTTGGAGAAGAACAAATTTGGAGCCGCTAGTAGCTGACTTaccaacaaacaaaagaaagagaaagCGAATTCCAATTTGA
- the LOC140963908 gene encoding uncharacterized protein yields MKSMLAKSSVGNIRKPVKFLASGKLAKERGYGHKTRPVGDSTGSASAYKSIGGIQRLQVEEQEAQYIGNQRRIGGISAHTLIVHFGEEEWKEKDFTDDSSFLEILNICKKFIDIYSIGFKVTDGDGKPLRNDKDLLAMLNEHEYVENIDIYVDVDETAQQLLFKLPEDNQTSDYIPIPRVPKVRDTKILGDYKTNEKVIVRGDVVNGSEQASTVQWFITLSKNFDIETGLQSISECTINKDFRIPIEAVGHYLVAKFTPMTKDGESGESSYAVTEKYVDGKYIIFEM; encoded by the exons ATGAAATCAATGCTTGCAAAAAGTAGTGTAGGCAACATCCGAAAGCCTGTAAAATTTTTAGCATCTGGTAAGTTGGCCAAGGAGCGTGGATATGGACATAAAACGAGGCCCGTTGGAGATTCTACTG GAAGTGCATCTGCCTACAAGAGCATAGGGGGAATTCAAAGGCTACAGGTTGAAGAGCAAGAAGCTCAATACATCGGCAATCAACGAAGAATTG GTGGAATTTCAGCTCATACTCTTATTGTGCATTTTGGGGAAGAAGAATGGAAAGAAAAAGATTTTACAGATGATAGTTCTTTCTTAGAAATCTTGAACATATGTAAAAAGTTCATTGACATATATTCTATTGGTTTCAAAGTCACGGATGGGGATGGTAAGCCTTTGAGAAATGATAAAGATTTATTGGCTATGTTGAACGAACATGAATACGTGGAGAACATAGACATTTATGTTGATGTGGATGAAACTGCCCAACAATTGCTCTTCAAACTGCCTGAAGACAATCAAACATCTG ATTATATCCCAATCCCAAGAGTTCCGAAAGTGAGAGATACTAAAATATTGGGTGATTATAAGACAAATGAGAAAGTCATAGTACGGGGGGATGTGGTAAATGGAAGTGAACAAGCTAGTACAGTTCAATGGTTCATAACACTTTCGAAGAACTTTGATATCGAGACTGGCTTGCAATCTATCAGTGAATGTACGATCAACAAG GATTTTCGAATACCAATCGAGGCTGTTGGTCATTATCTTGTTGCTAAATTTACTCCTATGACTAAAGATGGTGAAAGTGGTGAATCGAGCTATGCTGTTACAGAAAAATATGTTGATGGTAagtatattatatttgaaatgtaG
- the LOC140965009 gene encoding uncharacterized protein has protein sequence MPHRTGSMPHRQLIYEMGGKDNNPPHIAKIFYETRHKNGKLVEPEAQEKYDEIVKTIQSNASLSHIEIVEKCFGPQCHSHVFGFGGGIKRKHFNYAPTMSGEDDRMP, from the exons ATGCCTCATCGAACTGGAAGCATGCCGCACAGACAACTGATATATGAAATG GGAGGCAAGGATAATAACCCACCTCATATTGCAAAAATTTTCTATGAGACTCGACATAAAAATGGAAAGCTTGTTGAGCCAGAAGCGcaagaaaaatat GATGAGATTGTGAAGACTATTCAATCTAATGCATCACTCTCACATATTGAGATTGTTGAAAAGTGTTTTGGACCACAGTGCCATAGTCATGTCTTTGGTTTTGGAGGTGGAAttaaaagaaaacattttaatt ATGCACCTACAATGTCTGGTGAAG ATGACAGGATGCCTTAA